The proteins below come from a single Pedobacter aquae genomic window:
- a CDS encoding YceI family protein has product MRLLKLFIFLVWMLVTAFNDKAPASKWVIYKACSLKVNGSTNVNKFDCVINNYYKPDTLSFVQYNQQDAVKMIGAMKLDINSFDCHNPMMTADLRKTLKAKQFPKLVIKFITLSKYPQLKGQQVTGWVQIDLAGVSKKFQVDYQLIPSGANALQLKGLKQIKFSDFNIEPPRKIGGMIKTDDELDIEFNLHIKIIKDL; this is encoded by the coding sequence ATGAGACTTTTAAAGCTTTTTATATTTTTAGTTTGGATGCTGGTAACAGCTTTCAATGATAAAGCACCTGCAAGTAAATGGGTGATTTATAAAGCTTGTTCTTTAAAAGTTAATGGCAGTACCAATGTAAATAAGTTCGACTGTGTGATTAATAACTATTACAAGCCAGATACATTGTCTTTTGTTCAGTATAACCAACAAGATGCTGTGAAGATGATAGGTGCTATGAAATTAGATATCAATAGTTTTGATTGTCATAACCCCATGATGACTGCCGATTTAAGGAAGACATTAAAAGCCAAGCAATTTCCAAAACTCGTTATCAAATTCATCACACTAAGTAAATACCCGCAATTAAAAGGGCAACAGGTAACAGGATGGGTACAGATAGATTTAGCTGGTGTAAGTAAAAAGTTTCAGGTAGATTACCAACTTATTCCATCAGGAGCAAATGCCTTACAGCTTAAAGGCTTAAAACAAATTAAGTTTTCTGATTTTAATATAGAGCCACCAAGAAAAATAGGTGGGATGATCAAAACAGACGACGAATTAGATATAGAATTTAATCTTCACATTAAAATTATAAAAGACCTATAA
- a CDS encoding D-glycero-alpha-D-manno-heptose-1,7-bisphosphate 7-phosphatase, translating to MQKNKAVFLDRDGVLNRELGDYVCKFEDFHVHEHNFKPLKELQDRGYLLMIATNQGGLAKGWYTVDILDQMHEHLKNEYLKYGIKITAVYYCPHHPNFTGDCDCRKPKPGMLLKGIQEYNLDPSLCYFIGDKVTDVEAADAAGVNGIKIEIDQPLSEILHFIA from the coding sequence ATGCAAAAAAATAAGGCTGTATTTCTTGATCGTGATGGTGTTTTAAACCGTGAACTAGGAGACTATGTATGTAAGTTTGAAGACTTTCATGTGCATGAACATAATTTTAAGCCTTTAAAAGAATTACAAGACAGAGGTTACTTATTAATGATAGCTACCAACCAAGGCGGCTTGGCTAAAGGATGGTATACTGTTGATATTCTTGATCAAATGCATGAGCATTTAAAAAACGAATACCTCAAATACGGTATAAAAATCACGGCAGTATATTATTGCCCACATCATCCTAATTTTACAGGCGATTGCGATTGCCGCAAACCTAAACCAGGGATGCTACTAAAAGGCATACAAGAGTATAACCTAGATCCTTCTTTATGCTACTTTATTGGTGATAAGGTAACAGATGTTGAAGCTGCTGATGCTGCGGGTGTAAATGGCATTAAAATAGAAATAGACCAACCTTTAAGTGAAATACTTCACTTCATTGCTTAA
- a CDS encoding YceI family protein, with amino-acid sequence MKLNINKLTKTAYMACVMLFTFIYLPTTSAQNTYKIGTGSQIKVIGTSNIHDWDMTAVNFAFDANFTVKGTDVQDVSALSFVLPVKNLKGKEDLLNSRAHKALKEEQFDKISFKLTDAVVVPQQNIIKATGNLTISGVTKKVLIQTTYTVGADESITCKGSKAIKMSEYNIKAPSFMMGALKVADEVTIDILLKLKK; translated from the coding sequence ATGAAACTTAACATCAACAAACTCACCAAAACAGCTTACATGGCATGTGTAATGTTGTTCACGTTTATTTACCTTCCTACAACATCAGCTCAAAATACTTATAAGATTGGCACCGGTTCGCAAATTAAAGTTATCGGAACATCTAACATACACGATTGGGATATGACCGCAGTAAACTTTGCTTTTGATGCAAACTTTACAGTGAAAGGAACAGATGTTCAGGATGTTTCTGCTTTAAGTTTTGTGCTTCCTGTAAAGAACTTAAAAGGTAAAGAAGATTTGTTAAACAGCAGAGCGCACAAAGCGCTTAAAGAGGAGCAGTTTGATAAAATATCTTTTAAACTAACAGATGCTGTAGTTGTGCCACAACAAAATATCATTAAAGCAACCGGAAACTTAACCATTTCTGGGGTAACTAAAAAAGTGCTTATCCAAACTACTTATACGGTAGGTGCAGACGAGAGCATCACTTGTAAAGGCTCTAAAGCTATTAAAATGAGCGAGTACAACATTAAAGCACCATCATTTATGATGGGGGCACTAAAAGTTGCAGATGAGGTTACCATCGATATACTCTTAAAACTTAAAAAATAA